From a region of the Hemibagrus wyckioides isolate EC202008001 linkage group LG06, SWU_Hwy_1.0, whole genome shotgun sequence genome:
- the LOC131354085 gene encoding serine/threonine-protein kinase pim-1-like translates to MQMLSKPPHCQYVLQLVDWFEMDNCLLLVLERPIPCMDVYELCLSEGGTLSELLAKMIMLQVVEAARYCQSHKVFHRDIKAENLLFNSDTLDIKLIDFGCGDLWQDTPYVEYAGTPDFWPPEWIQQQQYYADHATVWSLGILLYSIVCGEMPFSNEEEIVAGSLNFIPGLSESCRHLINWCLEQDPTKRPSLKQISKHGWFTEGLSG, encoded by the exons ATGCAAATGCTATCAAAGCCACCTCACTGCCAGTACGTCCTGCAGCTTGTGGATTGGTTTGAAATGGACAACTGCCTCCTGTTAGTCCTGGAAAGACCAATCCCCTGCATGGACGTGTACGAGTTATGCTTGAGTGAAGGAGGCACACTCAGCGAGCTACTGGCCAAAATGATCATGCTGCAG GTGGTCGAGGCTGCCCGCTACTGCCAAAGTCACAAGGTTTTCCACCGTGACATCAAGGCGGAAAACCTTCTGTTCAACTCCGACACCCTGGACATTAAATTGATCGATTTTGGCTGTGGCGATTTGTGGCAGGACACGCCCTACGTGGAATATGCAG GAACCCCAGATTTTTGGCCTCCAGAATGGATCCAGCAACAACAGTACTACGCCGACCATGCTACCGTCTGGAGTCTGGGCATTCTCCTATACAGCATAGTCTGTGGAGAAATGCCCTTCAGTAATGAGGAGGAAATTGTTGCTGGGTCCCTCAATTTCATACCTGGCCTGTCTGAAT CCTGCCGCCATCTGATCAACTGGTGCTTGGAGCAAGATCCCACCAAAAGACCAAGCCTGAAGCAGATCAGTAAACATGGGTGGTTCACAGAAGGCCTTTCCGGTTAG